One region of Labrus mixtus chromosome 1, fLabMix1.1, whole genome shotgun sequence genomic DNA includes:
- the LOC132975628 gene encoding bone morphogenetic protein 6-like, which translates to MNCVFIVMMMFLGSSMVMAFVLQPSREKLAASANSNHRCEGESLQSIRKGLLRALNLQIEPRLPVAGLDRVTEQWRRTFRNAEHRARDSNSLYSLSLPSISGNPVSNVDGNNTSTKCCTVASEISMKDLGWDSWMILPVSVTIVQCALCSPEGNIVQCPSSQSYVQDADSQVLLPCCQLTSQEKVHVMYLDESGTVVLSSMELNSSCGCGHSDHQQPSEE; encoded by the exons ATGAACTGTGTGTTCATTGTAATGATGATGTTTCTTGGCTCTTCAATGGTGATGGCATTTGTCTTGCAGCCATCCAGGGAAAAACTTGCAGCCTCTGCAAACTCCAATCACAG GTGTGAGGGTGAGTCATTGCAGTCCATCAGGAAAGGTCTCCTCAGGGCTCTTAACCTGCAGATTGAGCCTCGGCTGCCAGTTGCTGGATTGGACAGAGTCACAGAGCAATGGAGGAGAACATTCAGGAATGCTGAACACAGAGCCAGAGAT TCTAACTccctctactctctctcccttccatCCATCTCTGGCAACCCTGTGTCAAATGTTGATGGAAACAATACGAGCACGAAATGCTGTACCGTGGCCTCTGAGATCTCCATGAAAG ATCTAGGATGGGACAGCTGGATGATCCTCCCTGTCAGTGTAACCATTGTTCAGTGTGCACTCTGCAGCCCCGAAGGGAACATCGTGCAATGCCCATCATCCCAGTCCTATGTGCAGGATGCAGACTCACAG GTCCTGTTACCATGTTGTCAGCTCACCTCTCAGGAAAAGGTGCATGTCATGTACCTGGATGAATCCGGCACTGTGGTCCTTTCGTCCATGGAGCTAAACAGCAGTTGTGGATGTGGACACAGCGACCACCAGCAGCCAAGCGAAGAGTAA
- the LOC132975610 gene encoding fibulin-7 isoform X1: MFASAVLVFTLCLCYLNPTVGQDCQSRQDLQGSLKQIQKLLSAYEASNLQSLRNLKKKINLLQSTAGKQITKAVNSTCPKLDAPMNGRKLGRSHSVGHEVHFLCDPGYELVGSESRVCQDSLTWSGQQPACRVSFVSDTNACACSPCLNGGTCVDEGKKFSCVCAKGWAGATCQNQVPKFFVIMTNTSAATSPATNAAAAATLPAATSGPFVRPSRCTLTQGTTHCTCEPGYTISGRDSNTCTDIDECELFHNGQAGRLCLHTCINTPGGYRCSCPVGYNSTRDGRSCKDIDECATRQNNCTKDQMCINTYGGFQCVHVDCPKVPHATYVKTSPMRCERNPCPLDNKACSQTPNSFSYHYLAVVSNLSAPRVMFRVSALRPMGDTLRFSLLGGKLARRHFTVQRSDRLTGQLMLVSPVQGPATLEAEVEMSELEKGVQLGRFITKVTMFISQYEF; this comes from the exons ATGTTTGCCTCAGCTGTGCTTGTCTTCACCTTGTGTTTGTGCTATCTGAATCCTACCGTTGGACAG GACTGTCAAAGCAGACAGGATCTACAGGGCTCTCTGAAGCAGATCCAGAAGCTCCTCTCAGCATACGAAGCCTCTAATTTGCAAAGTCTGCGCAACcttaagaagaaaataaacctgTTGCAGAGCACAGCTGGGAAGCAGATCACAAAAGCCGTCAACA GTACCTGCCCAAAACTGGACGCACCGATGAATGGAAGGAAACTTGGCAGGTCTCACAGCGTGGGCCATGaagttcacttcctgtgtgatcCTGGATACGAACTTGTAGGATCAGAGAGCAGGGTTTGTCAGGACAGCCTGACCTGGAGCGGCCAGCAGCCTGCCTGCCGAG TGTCTTTTGTCTCAGACACCAATGCATGTGCGTGCTCTCCGTGCCTGAATGGAGGGACATGCGTGGATGAAGGGAAGAAGTTCTCTTGTGTCTGTGCCAAAGGCTGGGCTGGAGCTACCTGTCAGAACCAAGTGCCAAAAT TCTTTGTCATCATGACAAACACCTCTGCAGCCACCTCCCCAGCCACAAATGCTGCCGCTGCAGCTACCTTACCTGCTGCCACCTCAGGGCCCTTTGTCCGTCCATCCCGTTGCACTTTAACGCAGGGGACCACCCACTGCACCTGTGAGCCAGGATACACCATCTCTGGCAGGGACAGCAACACCTGCACTG ATATAGATGAATGTGAGCTGTTCCATAACGGTCAGGCTGGGAGACTCTGTTTGCACACTTGCATTAACACACCTGGAGGTTACCGCTGTTCCTGCCCTGTTGGATACAATTCCACCCGTGATGGACGCAGCTGCAAAG ATATTGATGAGTGTGCCACCAGACAGAACAATTGCACAAAGGACCAGATGTGCATTAATACATATGGAGGTTTCCAGTGTGTACATGTGGATTGCCCTAAAGTCCCTCATGCAACATATGTCAAGACGTCACCTAT GCGTTGTGAGCGTAACCCCTGTCCCTTGGACAACAAGGCATGCTCTCAGACCCCAAACTCCTTCTCCTACCATTACTTGGCTGTGGTTTCCAATCTGTCAGCTCCTCGTGTCATGTTTAGAGTTTCAGCGTTGCGTCCAATGGGTGACACACTTCGCTTCTCCCTGCTGGGTGGAAAGCTAGCTCGGCGCCACTTCACAGTCCAGCGCTCAGACCGGCTGACAGGTCAGCTGATGCTGGTGAGCCCCGTGCAGGGTCCTGCCACACTCGAGGCTGAAGTGGAGATGAGCGAGCTGGAGAAGGGAGTCCAGCTGGGGAGGTTCATCACCAAAGTCACCATGTTTATTTCTCAGTACGAGTTCTAG
- the LOC132975610 gene encoding fibulin-7 isoform X2, giving the protein MFASAVLVFTLCLCYLNPTVGQDCQSRQDLQGSLKQIQKLLSAYEASNLQSLRNLKKKINLLQSTAGKQITKAVNSTCPKLDAPMNGRKLGRSHSVGHEVHFLCDPGYELVGSESRVCQDSLTWSGQQPACRDTNACACSPCLNGGTCVDEGKKFSCVCAKGWAGATCQNQVPKFFVIMTNTSAATSPATNAAAAATLPAATSGPFVRPSRCTLTQGTTHCTCEPGYTISGRDSNTCTDIDECELFHNGQAGRLCLHTCINTPGGYRCSCPVGYNSTRDGRSCKDIDECATRQNNCTKDQMCINTYGGFQCVHVDCPKVPHATYVKTSPMRCERNPCPLDNKACSQTPNSFSYHYLAVVSNLSAPRVMFRVSALRPMGDTLRFSLLGGKLARRHFTVQRSDRLTGQLMLVSPVQGPATLEAEVEMSELEKGVQLGRFITKVTMFISQYEF; this is encoded by the exons ATGTTTGCCTCAGCTGTGCTTGTCTTCACCTTGTGTTTGTGCTATCTGAATCCTACCGTTGGACAG GACTGTCAAAGCAGACAGGATCTACAGGGCTCTCTGAAGCAGATCCAGAAGCTCCTCTCAGCATACGAAGCCTCTAATTTGCAAAGTCTGCGCAACcttaagaagaaaataaacctgTTGCAGAGCACAGCTGGGAAGCAGATCACAAAAGCCGTCAACA GTACCTGCCCAAAACTGGACGCACCGATGAATGGAAGGAAACTTGGCAGGTCTCACAGCGTGGGCCATGaagttcacttcctgtgtgatcCTGGATACGAACTTGTAGGATCAGAGAGCAGGGTTTGTCAGGACAGCCTGACCTGGAGCGGCCAGCAGCCTGCCTGCCGAG ACACCAATGCATGTGCGTGCTCTCCGTGCCTGAATGGAGGGACATGCGTGGATGAAGGGAAGAAGTTCTCTTGTGTCTGTGCCAAAGGCTGGGCTGGAGCTACCTGTCAGAACCAAGTGCCAAAAT TCTTTGTCATCATGACAAACACCTCTGCAGCCACCTCCCCAGCCACAAATGCTGCCGCTGCAGCTACCTTACCTGCTGCCACCTCAGGGCCCTTTGTCCGTCCATCCCGTTGCACTTTAACGCAGGGGACCACCCACTGCACCTGTGAGCCAGGATACACCATCTCTGGCAGGGACAGCAACACCTGCACTG ATATAGATGAATGTGAGCTGTTCCATAACGGTCAGGCTGGGAGACTCTGTTTGCACACTTGCATTAACACACCTGGAGGTTACCGCTGTTCCTGCCCTGTTGGATACAATTCCACCCGTGATGGACGCAGCTGCAAAG ATATTGATGAGTGTGCCACCAGACAGAACAATTGCACAAAGGACCAGATGTGCATTAATACATATGGAGGTTTCCAGTGTGTACATGTGGATTGCCCTAAAGTCCCTCATGCAACATATGTCAAGACGTCACCTAT GCGTTGTGAGCGTAACCCCTGTCCCTTGGACAACAAGGCATGCTCTCAGACCCCAAACTCCTTCTCCTACCATTACTTGGCTGTGGTTTCCAATCTGTCAGCTCCTCGTGTCATGTTTAGAGTTTCAGCGTTGCGTCCAATGGGTGACACACTTCGCTTCTCCCTGCTGGGTGGAAAGCTAGCTCGGCGCCACTTCACAGTCCAGCGCTCAGACCGGCTGACAGGTCAGCTGATGCTGGTGAGCCCCGTGCAGGGTCCTGCCACACTCGAGGCTGAAGTGGAGATGAGCGAGCTGGAGAAGGGAGTCCAGCTGGGGAGGTTCATCACCAAAGTCACCATGTTTATTTCTCAGTACGAGTTCTAG
- the LOC132975610 gene encoding fibulin-7 isoform X3 yields the protein MFASAVLVFTLCLCYLNPTVGQDCQSRQDLQGSLKQIQKLLSAYEASNLQSLRNLKKKINLLQSTAGKQITKAVNSTCPKLDAPMNGRKLGRSHSVGHEVHFLCDPGYELVGSESRVCQDSLTWSGQQPACRVFVIMTNTSAATSPATNAAAAATLPAATSGPFVRPSRCTLTQGTTHCTCEPGYTISGRDSNTCTDIDECELFHNGQAGRLCLHTCINTPGGYRCSCPVGYNSTRDGRSCKDIDECATRQNNCTKDQMCINTYGGFQCVHVDCPKVPHATYVKTSPMRCERNPCPLDNKACSQTPNSFSYHYLAVVSNLSAPRVMFRVSALRPMGDTLRFSLLGGKLARRHFTVQRSDRLTGQLMLVSPVQGPATLEAEVEMSELEKGVQLGRFITKVTMFISQYEF from the exons ATGTTTGCCTCAGCTGTGCTTGTCTTCACCTTGTGTTTGTGCTATCTGAATCCTACCGTTGGACAG GACTGTCAAAGCAGACAGGATCTACAGGGCTCTCTGAAGCAGATCCAGAAGCTCCTCTCAGCATACGAAGCCTCTAATTTGCAAAGTCTGCGCAACcttaagaagaaaataaacctgTTGCAGAGCACAGCTGGGAAGCAGATCACAAAAGCCGTCAACA GTACCTGCCCAAAACTGGACGCACCGATGAATGGAAGGAAACTTGGCAGGTCTCACAGCGTGGGCCATGaagttcacttcctgtgtgatcCTGGATACGAACTTGTAGGATCAGAGAGCAGGGTTTGTCAGGACAGCCTGACCTGGAGCGGCCAGCAGCCTGCCTGCCGAG TCTTTGTCATCATGACAAACACCTCTGCAGCCACCTCCCCAGCCACAAATGCTGCCGCTGCAGCTACCTTACCTGCTGCCACCTCAGGGCCCTTTGTCCGTCCATCCCGTTGCACTTTAACGCAGGGGACCACCCACTGCACCTGTGAGCCAGGATACACCATCTCTGGCAGGGACAGCAACACCTGCACTG ATATAGATGAATGTGAGCTGTTCCATAACGGTCAGGCTGGGAGACTCTGTTTGCACACTTGCATTAACACACCTGGAGGTTACCGCTGTTCCTGCCCTGTTGGATACAATTCCACCCGTGATGGACGCAGCTGCAAAG ATATTGATGAGTGTGCCACCAGACAGAACAATTGCACAAAGGACCAGATGTGCATTAATACATATGGAGGTTTCCAGTGTGTACATGTGGATTGCCCTAAAGTCCCTCATGCAACATATGTCAAGACGTCACCTAT GCGTTGTGAGCGTAACCCCTGTCCCTTGGACAACAAGGCATGCTCTCAGACCCCAAACTCCTTCTCCTACCATTACTTGGCTGTGGTTTCCAATCTGTCAGCTCCTCGTGTCATGTTTAGAGTTTCAGCGTTGCGTCCAATGGGTGACACACTTCGCTTCTCCCTGCTGGGTGGAAAGCTAGCTCGGCGCCACTTCACAGTCCAGCGCTCAGACCGGCTGACAGGTCAGCTGATGCTGGTGAGCCCCGTGCAGGGTCCTGCCACACTCGAGGCTGAAGTGGAGATGAGCGAGCTGGAGAAGGGAGTCCAGCTGGGGAGGTTCATCACCAAAGTCACCATGTTTATTTCTCAGTACGAGTTCTAG